The Polaribacter sp. HaHaR_3_91 genomic sequence GTGTAAACAAACTATAGAAAAAGCCGCAAACGCTCTTGATGGTGTTATAAATGCAAATTGGAATGTAAATAAAAAGAAAATTGATGTATCTTTTGATGATACAAAAACAGATGCTACTGCCATTCATAAAGCTATTGCAGCTTCTGGTTATGATACAGAAAAAGAATCTGGAAGCGAAGACGCATACAAAGGTTTGCCTGCTTGTTGCAAGTATGATCACGAAATGGCTATGAATCAATCTGGAGAAGAAACAGCAGGTGGTCATACTAATCACAATTAATCTAAAAGAGTACTTTTAGATTTTACTTCTAATATCGTCAGTTTTATATTAGATAAATTACACTCGCACTTTGCTGTGTAACTCAAAATTACAGGATTAGACTTTTATCGTTTAATCCTGTTTTGATGTAATAAAGTAGAGCTAGTGTTTGTATATATTTAATTAGCTATTTTTATTCAATAAACAGTTTTTTTTGCATGGGGAAGCCATTGTAAATTAAATTTTAATCTTTTAAAAATACAGTAAGGCTTAAGGCACCGTGGGCACCAATTACTAAAGATTGTTCTATATCTGCCGTTTTAGAAGGGCCTGCAATAAACACACCAAAATCGGCCTTTATGTTGGTTAATTTTTCATACGCTTGATGCATATATGGCACAATGTCTTTTTGTGAAATAACGAGCATTAAATGCTTTGTAATAAATGGTAATACACGCACAGGAATCTCTGAATCTGAGATCCAAATAGCACCATTTTCTGCAACGGCTAATTTACTTTCTAAAATTAAAATATCTAAATCTTCTAAATCATGTGGCTTCTGTAAGGTGGCTAATTTTATAGTGTTAAAAGAAGCGGTATCTGCTAAATTAGAATACTTTACTTTGGCATCTGTAAATGTTTTATCTATTTGCTCAATAATCTCTTGATTAGAGTTTACAGAAATAACGTTACCACCAACGACTTCTACTTTTTTAGTAAATTCTTTAAGAAGATCTAAGCCTTCGTCAAAAAGAGAAATATTGATGTTTGGTAAATTGATAAGTGCCGGTTTATTGGCTTTAATTCGGTCTAATATTTGATTTCTGCTACTCATAATTTAACTTTTTTTCTCGTTTTCTCTATCTTTAAACCATTGATCGAAACTTTTCTCTGGGCCCAAAGGTAAATCTCTGGTATGCCCCCAAACATTTGGTTTGGAGTTAATCATTGCTTTTGGTAAGTTTCTTAAAGACCAACGTGCAATTTTACCGACAGTTTCAAAACGATTAGGGTGTGCAAAAATATTTCCCATTGCCTTCATAGCTTGCTTTTTAACAAACGGTTGAGGTGTTTCTTTGGTGATTATTTGTCGCCATTTATACAACTGCGAATGAATATCTATTTTTACAGGGCACACATCGGAACAAGAACCACATAAGGTGGATGCAAACGGAAGTGTACTGTGTTTTGTTAAATCTTTTCCTGGTGATAAAATAGAACCAATTGGTCCTGGAATGGTAGCATCATAACTATGGCCGCCACTTCTTCTGTAAATAGGGCAGGTGTTCATACAAGCACCACAACGAATACAGTGTAAAGAGGCTCTAAAATCGGGTCTACTTAATTGTTCAGATCGTCCGTTGTCTACAATTACAATGTGCATTTTTGCACCTTTTCTTGGTTTTTTAAAGTGAGATGAATAGGTGGTTATTGGTTGTCCGGTTGCAGACCTTGCCAATAATCTTAAAAATACACCTAAGTGTTCTTGCTTTGGTATTATTTTTTCTACACCCATACAAGCAATATGTACAGGAGCTAAATGTGCGCCCATATCAGCATTTCCCTCGTTGGTACAAACTACAAAGCCACCAGTTTCTGCAACAGCAAAGTTAACACCTGTAAGAGCTGCATCTGCTTGAATAAATTTGGTTCGTAAGTGTTTTCTTGCTTCACCAGTTAGGTATTGTGGGGCTCCATCGCAAGGTTTTGTGCCTAAATGTTCTTGAAACAATTCATCTACTTCATGCCTGTTTTTATGTATGGCAGGCAATACAATATGACTTGGTGTTTCTTTTGCTAATTGTACTATGCGTTCTCCTAAATCGGTATCTATTACCTCAATTCCATCTGCCTCCAAAGTTGGATTTAAATGACATTCTTCGGTTAACATCGATTTACTTTTTACAATTTTTTTAGCATTATTGTCTTTAAGAATTTGAAGTACAATTTTATTGTGTTCTTCTGCATTTGCAGCCCAATGAACTTCTACACCGTTCTTTTTGGCATTTTCTTCGAACTGAATTAAATAGTTGTCCAAGTTGGACAGCATGTGAGCTTTAATTCCATGGCCTAGGTTTCTTAGTTCTTCCCAACCTTTTACATTATGAACAGATAGATCT encodes the following:
- a CDS encoding lactate utilization protein B is translated as MSHSKLASIFNKDEKRVDWHDKALWFVRHKRDLSVHNVKGWEELRNLGHGIKAHMLSNLDNYLIQFEENAKKNGVEVHWAANAEEHNKIVLQILKDNNAKKIVKSKSMLTEECHLNPTLEADGIEVIDTDLGERIVQLAKETPSHIVLPAIHKNRHEVDELFQEHLGTKPCDGAPQYLTGEARKHLRTKFIQADAALTGVNFAVAETGGFVVCTNEGNADMGAHLAPVHIACMGVEKIIPKQEHLGVFLRLLARSATGQPITTYSSHFKKPRKGAKMHIVIVDNGRSEQLSRPDFRASLHCIRCGACMNTCPIYRRSGGHSYDATIPGPIGSILSPGKDLTKHSTLPFASTLCGSCSDVCPVKIDIHSQLYKWRQIITKETPQPFVKKQAMKAMGNIFAHPNRFETVGKIARWSLRNLPKAMINSKPNVWGHTRDLPLGPEKSFDQWFKDRENEKKS
- a CDS encoding LUD domain-containing protein; this encodes MSSRNQILDRIKANKPALINLPNINISLFDEGLDLLKEFTKKVEVVGGNVISVNSNQEIIEQIDKTFTDAKVKYSNLADTASFNTIKLATLQKPHDLEDLDILILESKLAVAENGAIWISDSEIPVRVLPFITKHLMLVISQKDIVPYMHQAYEKLTNIKADFGVFIAGPSKTADIEQSLVIGAHGALSLTVFLKD
- a CDS encoding heavy-metal-associated domain-containing protein yields the protein MKKVILSLAIIATISFTSCKNEAKQNVEKTTINKGIANADVSFGVRGNCGMCKQTIEKAANALDGVINANWNVNKKKIDVSFDDTKTDATAIHKAIAASGYDTEKESGSEDAYKGLPACCKYDHEMAMNQSGEETAGGHTNHN